A region of Kribbella sp. NBC_01245 DNA encodes the following proteins:
- a CDS encoding ArsR family transcriptional regulator encodes MDNSLAERLARLERRLAALESTASTARSPVITADAVLESLREQVSPPGAVLSAGTVTLPTTGLVEWQNAHPTADLLEADWSTRASALAALANPIRLKLLQQILAGRTSVTALGEVEGLGTSGQIYHHLRHLTAEGWLHTPTRATYTIPTPRLPALLTLLTALTP; translated from the coding sequence GTGGATAACTCCCTGGCCGAGCGTCTCGCCCGGCTGGAACGCCGCCTCGCGGCCCTGGAGTCCACCGCTTCCACCGCCCGCTCCCCAGTCATCACCGCTGATGCGGTCCTGGAGTCATTGCGAGAGCAGGTGTCACCACCCGGAGCAGTGCTCTCGGCAGGCACGGTCACCCTGCCCACCACGGGCTTGGTCGAATGGCAGAACGCTCACCCAACCGCCGACCTCCTAGAAGCCGACTGGTCCACCCGAGCCTCAGCCCTAGCCGCCCTGGCGAACCCCATCCGCCTAAAGCTGCTCCAGCAAATCCTGGCCGGCCGAACCTCCGTAACCGCCCTAGGCGAAGTCGAAGGCCTAGGCACCAGCGGCCAGATCTACCACCACCTCCGCCACCTAACCGCCGAAGGCTGGCTCCACACCCCCACCCGAGCCACCTACACCATCCCCACCCCCCGCCTCCCCGCCCTCCTAACCCTCCTCACCGCCCTAACCCCATAA
- a CDS encoding amidohydrolase family protein translates to MVDEEVPAWWQRLGLPGLVDVHVHFLPDPVMDAVWAYFDQAERHYGVAWPINYRTDVATRLKTLQDLGVRAFPALVYPHKPDMAAWLNEWARAFAKDTPGCVASGTFYPEPGAASYVAKAIEQGTRVFKVHVQVGDYDPRDQELDRVWGLLAEAGTPVVVHCGSGPIPGRHTGPGPFGDVLKRHPRLTAVIAHLGMPEYDEHLAMAEGYPNVHLDTTMACTPFTEALAPLPKDLRPRLGALQDKVVLGTDFPNIPYEYAVQLEALENLGLGDDWLRAVCWDNGKGLLDVSEA, encoded by the coding sequence ATGGTGGATGAGGAGGTGCCGGCGTGGTGGCAGCGGCTGGGGTTGCCCGGGTTGGTCGACGTACACGTGCACTTTCTGCCCGACCCGGTGATGGACGCCGTGTGGGCCTACTTCGACCAGGCCGAACGGCACTACGGCGTCGCCTGGCCGATCAACTACCGGACTGACGTAGCCACCCGGCTGAAGACGCTGCAAGACCTCGGCGTGCGGGCGTTCCCCGCGCTGGTTTATCCCCACAAACCCGACATGGCCGCCTGGCTGAACGAGTGGGCCCGCGCGTTCGCCAAAGACACTCCCGGCTGCGTCGCCAGCGGCACGTTCTACCCCGAGCCGGGCGCAGCGTCGTACGTCGCGAAGGCGATCGAGCAAGGCACGCGCGTTTTCAAGGTGCACGTCCAGGTCGGGGATTACGACCCTCGCGACCAGGAGCTCGACCGGGTCTGGGGTCTACTCGCCGAGGCGGGTACGCCGGTCGTGGTGCATTGCGGGTCGGGCCCGATCCCCGGCAGGCATACCGGACCCGGCCCGTTCGGCGACGTACTCAAGCGGCATCCACGGTTGACCGCGGTGATCGCGCATTTGGGCATGCCGGAGTACGACGAACACCTCGCGATGGCCGAGGGCTATCCCAACGTGCACCTGGATACGACGATGGCGTGTACGCCGTTCACCGAGGCGCTCGCGCCATTGCCGAAGGACCTCAGGCCACGGCTCGGCGCGTTGCAGGACAAGGTCGTACTCGGGACGGACTTCCCCAACATCCCGTACGAGTACGCCGTACAACTGGAAGCCCTCGAGAACCTAGGCCTCGGGGACGACTGGCTCCGCGCGGTGTGCTGGGACAACGGTAAAGGGCTGCTGGACGTCAGCGAGGCCTGA
- a CDS encoding epoxide hydrolase N-terminal domain-containing protein, with translation MASDTTADVQQFALRVPQSDLDTLTARLREYRDEGMFAAAGLGSVVPAPYVQDLLDYWCDSYNWRTYEARLNAYEHFRTAIAGQPVHFLHIPSATASATPLLLTHAWPSSVIDVIDAAAPLEAKGDYHLVIPSIAWAALAGPPGGSPSRQTAAGWTELMARLGYPSYLVADDRSGPGEAPAYTIVEGPEIPQPAPEGLYEEELRDVRWFNQNLVAFTERQQIPALVLATAVLAWNAQQVNLDADRDSILTGVTLAWFVGRLAGMPIRDPLRPR, from the coding sequence GTGGCGAGCGATACGACGGCCGATGTCCAGCAGTTCGCTTTGCGGGTGCCGCAGAGCGACCTGGATACGCTGACCGCGCGCCTGCGGGAGTACCGGGACGAGGGCATGTTCGCCGCCGCCGGCCTCGGCAGCGTGGTGCCCGCGCCGTACGTGCAGGATCTTCTCGACTATTGGTGCGACAGCTACAACTGGCGGACTTACGAGGCCCGGCTCAACGCGTATGAGCACTTCCGGACGGCGATCGCCGGGCAGCCCGTGCATTTCCTGCACATCCCCTCGGCCACGGCGAGCGCGACGCCGTTGCTGCTGACGCACGCGTGGCCGAGTTCGGTCATCGACGTGATCGATGCCGCCGCGCCACTCGAGGCGAAGGGGGACTACCACCTGGTCATCCCGTCGATCGCGTGGGCGGCGCTGGCTGGTCCGCCTGGCGGTTCGCCCAGTCGCCAGACGGCCGCGGGGTGGACCGAGCTGATGGCCCGCCTGGGCTACCCGTCGTACCTGGTCGCCGACGATCGCAGCGGTCCCGGCGAGGCCCCGGCGTACACGATCGTCGAGGGTCCGGAGATCCCGCAGCCCGCGCCCGAGGGGTTGTACGAGGAGGAGCTGCGCGACGTGCGCTGGTTCAACCAGAACCTCGTCGCGTTCACCGAGCGCCAGCAGATCCCGGCCCTCGTGCTCGCGACGGCCGTGCTCGCGTGGAACGCCCAGCAGGTCAACCTCGACGCCGACCGCGACTCGATCCTCACCGGCGTCACGCTCGCGTGGTTCGTCGGCCGGCTCGCGGGGATGCCGATCCGCGATCCGCTCAGGCCTCGCTGA
- a CDS encoding ATP-grasp domain-containing protein translates to MADRSQHLVGLLLGAEEDWPQAFEALLRRVGPVTDDTGVTHDFVSERLSIEPFDLADPVRTDLVIDRLAYWYYHPREWLKKAALMDGTYLLNSPFTFQSMEKHSAYCAMMRLGLKIPRTVLVPYKNPVDNVRWAYTSAKYNKPFDLDAIADDLGYPMYMKPFDGGGWRGVSRINNRDDLHQAYDESGEMLMHLQATVEYDKFARALSIGAETMVMDFRPDEPMHNRYAVSHDFLSPSAGHQSVAISRIVNAFFGWEFNSCEMLVKGDSVHPIDYANACPDVAITSLHYYFPWAISALVKWSAYSLATGRRTKVDLHTERYFAIADDESLDYDAKLEGYLALADEYFETERYQVWCQENLAHFDEQVVDWVSGPDCDRILVETVRAMYPAHEQEKFLAHFRGLLGLWVADQAR, encoded by the coding sequence GTGGCTGACCGCTCGCAGCACCTGGTCGGATTGTTACTCGGCGCCGAAGAGGATTGGCCGCAGGCGTTCGAGGCGCTGCTGCGGCGGGTCGGGCCCGTCACGGACGACACCGGCGTGACCCACGACTTCGTCAGCGAGCGGCTCTCGATCGAGCCGTTCGACCTGGCCGACCCGGTCCGGACCGACCTGGTGATCGACCGGCTCGCGTACTGGTACTACCACCCGCGCGAGTGGCTGAAGAAGGCCGCGCTGATGGACGGCACGTACCTGCTGAACTCGCCGTTCACCTTCCAGTCGATGGAGAAGCACAGCGCGTACTGCGCGATGATGCGGCTCGGGCTGAAGATCCCGCGCACGGTGCTGGTGCCGTACAAGAACCCGGTCGACAACGTGCGCTGGGCGTACACGTCCGCGAAGTACAACAAGCCGTTCGACCTGGACGCGATCGCGGACGACCTCGGCTATCCGATGTACATGAAGCCGTTCGACGGCGGCGGCTGGCGTGGCGTCTCGCGGATCAACAACCGCGACGACCTGCATCAGGCGTACGACGAATCCGGCGAGATGCTGATGCATTTGCAGGCGACGGTGGAGTACGACAAATTCGCGCGGGCGTTGTCGATCGGCGCCGAAACGATGGTGATGGATTTCCGTCCGGACGAGCCGATGCACAACCGGTACGCCGTTTCGCACGATTTCCTCAGCCCGTCGGCCGGGCATCAGTCCGTCGCGATCTCGCGCATCGTGAACGCCTTCTTCGGTTGGGAGTTCAACTCCTGCGAAATGCTGGTCAAGGGTGATTCGGTCCATCCGATCGACTACGCGAACGCCTGTCCGGATGTCGCCATCACCTCGTTGCACTACTACTTCCCCTGGGCCATCTCGGCTTTGGTGAAATGGTCGGCGTATTCGCTCGCCACCGGTCGCCGTACCAAGGTCGACCTGCATACCGAACGGTATTTCGCGATCGCCGACGACGAGTCACTCGATTACGACGCGAAACTCGAGGGATACCTGGCGCTCGCGGACGAGTACTTCGAGACGGAGCGGTATCAGGTGTGGTGCCAGGAGAATCTGGCGCATTTCGATGAGCAGGTGGTCGACTGGGTGTCCGGGCCGGACTGCGACCGCATCCTGGTCGAGACCGTGCGGGCGATGTACCCGGCGCATGAGCAGGAGAAATTCCTGGCGCATTTCCGCGGACTTCTCGGCCTTTGGGTGGCAGATCAGGCTCGGTGA